The Leptospira johnsonii genome window below encodes:
- a CDS encoding alpha-hydroxy-acid oxidizing protein: MGTRSKRSSVSKKIAGKTILIIGGGLLQVPIIQTAKTMLLRTVVADMNPEAPGLKICDLPLIMSTKDIEGMVREAKKLSATTKIDGVITAGTDASMTVAAVANALDLPGIRFVDAEAASNKVKMRERLKKAGVPIPGFAPVWSIQDTRDALEFLQFPLVMKPADNMGARGVVKVNNREELQAAFKHAKKYSPTGEMILEEYMPGPEVSVDALAWDGKFMITGLADRIIEREPYFIEMGHNMPSALSPEIQKEIEDVMFRGMQALGIRRGAGKGDIKVTPTGVKVGEIAARLSGGFMSALTFPLSSGINLNRAAILIALGEEPDNLEPLFHRVSIERALLAPKGKLLSIDGLEEAKKIEGVTDIFLLHKVGDIIPEPTNNIEKTGHVIISAENLSQAESIFSKVLETIKFSSDELYSISEKEIAANARSRFGKEICWVCKVCDGTDCASGVPGMGGVGRMLSFQDNTKALEEYSILPRYIRENVLASTDSLFLGQKLSTSFMCAPMTGAITNMSGAMDEYTLAAVLLEGCLASGSLAWLGDGASPEKYLIILEALKKVEGKGILICKPREDEGLIKERFQEAEAQGVLALGMDIDAVNFKTLVQKKIPSITRGVDALSKIRSYTKLPFILKGVMSPEDAILAREAGADAIVVSNHGGRVLDDMPGTARVLPTIREALGPDFPILVDGGVRSGADVFKMHALGANNVLIGRPMAISAVGGGVAGVRFLVSQYTEGLAQAMNTVGVSKISEIRKEFIFRKKEETSS, translated from the coding sequence ATCGGAACTAGGAGTAAGCGTTCTTCCGTGAGTAAAAAAATCGCAGGTAAGACGATCCTAATTATAGGTGGAGGACTTTTACAGGTCCCAATCATCCAAACGGCAAAAACGATGCTTCTTAGAACTGTAGTTGCGGATATGAATCCGGAGGCGCCAGGTCTGAAAATTTGTGATCTTCCTTTGATCATGTCCACTAAGGACATAGAAGGAATGGTAAGAGAGGCCAAAAAATTATCCGCAACGACTAAGATAGACGGGGTCATCACCGCAGGAACGGATGCAAGTATGACCGTAGCCGCAGTAGCAAACGCTCTGGATCTTCCTGGGATCAGATTCGTTGATGCGGAAGCGGCTTCCAACAAAGTAAAGATGAGGGAACGTTTAAAAAAGGCCGGAGTTCCTATTCCTGGTTTTGCTCCAGTATGGAGTATCCAAGATACTCGTGACGCGTTGGAATTCCTACAATTTCCGTTGGTAATGAAACCTGCGGATAATATGGGAGCCCGTGGAGTTGTAAAAGTAAATAATAGAGAAGAACTCCAGGCAGCATTCAAACATGCAAAAAAATATTCTCCTACAGGCGAGATGATCTTAGAAGAATATATGCCAGGTCCTGAAGTTTCCGTGGACGCACTTGCATGGGACGGCAAATTTATGATCACAGGTCTTGCAGACCGTATCATAGAAAGAGAACCGTATTTTATAGAGATGGGCCATAATATGCCTTCTGCTCTTTCTCCTGAGATCCAAAAGGAAATAGAGGATGTGATGTTCCGAGGAATGCAGGCACTCGGGATCAGAAGAGGTGCGGGTAAAGGAGATATCAAGGTCACTCCGACAGGTGTAAAAGTGGGAGAGATCGCAGCACGTCTTTCCGGTGGGTTCATGTCAGCCTTGACTTTTCCTTTATCAAGCGGGATCAATTTGAATCGCGCAGCCATCTTGATTGCCCTGGGTGAAGAGCCTGATAACTTGGAACCATTATTTCACAGAGTTTCTATAGAAAGAGCATTGCTTGCGCCTAAAGGAAAACTACTTTCGATCGACGGATTGGAAGAAGCTAAAAAGATCGAAGGTGTAACCGATATCTTTCTTCTGCACAAAGTGGGAGATATTATTCCTGAGCCCACGAATAATATTGAAAAAACAGGGCATGTGATCATCTCCGCTGAGAATTTGAGCCAGGCAGAGAGTATATTCTCCAAAGTATTAGAAACCATTAAATTTAGTTCGGACGAATTGTATTCTATTTCCGAAAAAGAAATTGCGGCTAACGCAAGATCCCGTTTCGGAAAGGAGATCTGCTGGGTCTGCAAGGTTTGCGATGGAACGGACTGCGCTTCCGGAGTTCCGGGAATGGGTGGAGTAGGAAGAATGCTCAGCTTCCAGGACAATACCAAGGCATTAGAAGAATATTCCATTCTGCCCAGATATATCCGAGAAAATGTGCTGGCGAGCACTGATAGCTTATTTTTAGGACAGAAATTATCCACTTCTTTCATGTGTGCTCCGATGACAGGTGCAATCACAAATATGAGCGGAGCCATGGATGAGTATACTCTGGCTGCAGTTTTATTGGAAGGATGTTTGGCTTCCGGCAGCTTAGCATGGTTAGGCGACGGAGCAAGCCCCGAAAAATATCTGATCATTCTAGAAGCTCTCAAAAAAGTGGAAGGAAAGGGTATACTCATCTGCAAACCTCGTGAAGACGAGGGGCTCATCAAAGAAAGATTCCAAGAAGCGGAGGCTCAAGGAGTTCTCGCTCTCGGAATGGATATAGATGCGGTGAATTTCAAAACATTAGTCCAGAAAAAAATCCCTTCCATCACGAGAGGAGTGGATGCTCTTTCTAAAATACGTTCTTATACAAAACTACCTTTTATCTTAAAAGGTGTGATGAGTCCTGAAGATGCGATCCTTGCAAGAGAAGCGGGAGCGGATGCGATCGTTGTTTCCAATCATGGAGGCAGAGTTTTGGACGATATGCCAGGAACTGCGAGAGTTCTTCCTACAATCCGAGAGGCCTTAGGCCCCGATTTTCCGATCTTAGTGGACGGAGGGGTAAGAAGTGGGGCAGACGTTTTTAAAATGCATGCATTAGGAGCGAACAACGTTCTGATCGGAAGACCGATGGCAATTTCCGCGGTAGGTGGAGGAGTGGCAGGAGTCCGTTTCTTGGTGAGCCAATACACGGAAGGTCTGGCACAGGCAATGAATACGGTAGGCGTTTCCAAAATTTCCGAAATTAGGAAAGAATTTATTTTCAGAAAAAAAGAAGAAACTTCTTCTTAA
- the mnmA gene encoding tRNA 2-thiouridine(34) synthase MnmA translates to MSKGKIIVAMSGGVDSAVTAGLLMEEGYEVIGVNLRTWEYEAPACDTTKKSCCSPEDIRDARDVGLSLNIPFYVIKMEKLFQEKVIDRFVNDYKEGKTPNPCVECNTFVKFGALFEKASALGIDKIATGHYANIVEIDGRYAISNAEDMNKNQAYYLYGLSQENLKNTVFPLGGMTKPEVREIARRMGLPVAEKAESQEICFIPENDYRKFLAKKNINFTPGLFKLQDGQVLGEHTGKENFTIGQRKGLGIAWKAPLYVISIQDDGTVVLAEEKQTFVGSFIVEDLNLQAWAPILGTESAECRVQVRYRSRPIKAKVVRNENFIQVFPLEEVKGVAPGQSAVFYPNDSDYLLAGGIIRKGSVTTYEKSDLSTLEKSELGVSVLP, encoded by the coding sequence ATGAGTAAGGGTAAGATCATAGTAGCGATGAGTGGAGGGGTGGACAGTGCGGTCACAGCAGGCCTACTCATGGAAGAAGGTTACGAAGTGATCGGTGTCAACCTGCGCACCTGGGAATACGAGGCACCTGCCTGCGATACTACTAAAAAATCCTGTTGTTCTCCGGAAGATATAAGGGATGCAAGAGACGTAGGTCTCTCTTTGAATATCCCATTTTATGTGATCAAGATGGAGAAACTTTTCCAAGAGAAGGTCATAGACAGGTTTGTAAACGATTACAAGGAAGGAAAGACCCCGAATCCTTGTGTGGAATGTAATACTTTCGTGAAGTTCGGCGCCTTATTCGAAAAGGCTTCTGCATTAGGAATTGATAAAATAGCAACCGGACATTACGCAAACATCGTAGAGATAGACGGAAGATATGCTATTTCTAATGCAGAGGATATGAATAAGAACCAAGCATATTATCTGTACGGATTGTCCCAAGAAAATCTGAAAAATACTGTTTTTCCTTTGGGTGGAATGACTAAACCCGAAGTCCGAGAGATCGCTAGAAGAATGGGACTTCCAGTCGCCGAAAAAGCGGAGTCCCAAGAGATCTGCTTTATTCCTGAGAACGATTATAGAAAGTTTTTGGCTAAGAAGAATATTAACTTCACTCCCGGTCTGTTCAAATTGCAAGACGGTCAGGTACTAGGAGAACATACCGGAAAAGAAAACTTCACCATAGGACAAAGAAAAGGTCTGGGCATCGCCTGGAAGGCACCTTTATATGTGATCTCTATCCAAGACGATGGAACTGTAGTTTTGGCAGAAGAGAAACAAACCTTTGTGGGCTCCTTTATCGTAGAAGATTTGAATCTGCAAGCCTGGGCTCCAATACTCGGGACAGAAAGTGCGGAATGTAGGGTTCAAGTAAGATATCGTTCCCGTCCTATCAAAGCAAAAGTAGTACGCAACGAAAACTTTATACAAGTATTTCCTCTGGAAGAAGTAAAGGGAGTGGCTCCTGGTCAATCCGCGGTATTCTATCCGAACGATTCAGACTATTTACTTGCAGGTGGGATCATCCGAAAAGGGAGCGTGACCACTTACGAAAAATCTGATCTCAGTACATTAGAAAAATCGGAACTAGGAGTAAGCGTTCTTCCGTGA
- a CDS encoding retropepsin-like aspartic protease has product MLFLSNRTFKKRTILSKIILGVFFFYVAGCTTFDFRNLFSGYIRYEKDAGGIWIRLPLKEVDHLPVIYLSLDKDREPLRFLIDTGAFVSFLSEDHVPENSPKRVLSASFPGGSVQSVRRTIKNDLFIGGIRPFESVEFYSHEFPRELRVDGILGMNAFLGSVVVLDLPDRISLWRSSTSSPAPGFLEENLFPMFLKSGQPSAVLLRPPGTRKESWILDTGAEYSVLDWDTIKSDHSTEYVEGKEATVFNFGGGRLKAKIRTLRPFCPVFVKNDSEGIGFCTPELEVFPGGIPSDALHSDHRRGIVGILGRNWMENYRILLDTKRSLIGIVGKELVPGNE; this is encoded by the coding sequence ATGCTTTTTCTTTCAAATCGTACATTCAAAAAAAGAACTATTCTTTCCAAGATTATCCTTGGGGTATTCTTCTTTTATGTAGCTGGTTGTACTACTTTCGATTTTCGAAATTTATTCTCAGGTTATATTCGTTACGAAAAAGATGCAGGTGGGATCTGGATCCGGCTTCCTTTAAAAGAAGTGGATCATCTTCCTGTAATTTATCTTTCTTTGGACAAGGATAGAGAACCTCTTAGATTCCTGATTGATACGGGTGCATTTGTTTCCTTTCTTTCGGAAGATCATGTTCCGGAAAATTCTCCCAAAAGAGTTTTGAGTGCGAGTTTTCCAGGAGGTTCCGTTCAGTCTGTAAGAAGGACGATCAAAAATGATCTATTCATCGGAGGAATTCGTCCGTTCGAGTCAGTAGAATTTTATTCTCATGAATTTCCTAGAGAACTTAGAGTTGATGGGATATTGGGAATGAATGCATTCTTAGGTTCCGTCGTAGTTTTAGATCTGCCGGATAGAATTTCTCTTTGGAGATCTTCTACTTCCAGTCCTGCTCCCGGTTTTTTAGAAGAAAATTTATTTCCAATGTTTTTGAAGTCTGGCCAACCATCTGCGGTGCTTCTTCGTCCGCCGGGAACTAGAAAAGAATCTTGGATTTTGGACACCGGAGCGGAATACAGCGTTCTAGACTGGGACACGATCAAATCGGATCACTCAACAGAATATGTAGAAGGAAAAGAAGCTACAGTATTCAACTTTGGTGGGGGCCGACTAAAGGCAAAGATTAGAACACTCCGGCCTTTTTGTCCTGTTTTCGTGAAAAACGATTCTGAAGGTATAGGCTTCTGCACTCCCGAATTGGAGGTTTTTCCAGGAGGAATTCCTTCTGATGCTTTGCATTCGGACCATCGGAGAGGGATCGTCGGAATACTGGGACGGAATTGGATGGAAAACTATCGAATTCTTTTGGACACAAAAAGGAGTCTTATTGGTATAGTAGGAAAGGAATTGGTCCCAGGAAATGAGTAA
- a CDS encoding sensor domain-containing diguanylate cyclase: MIGKDNDPLMIEYYEKKIYDQKQLLEISKALNSTLDYKYLIDAILNICLAQLQTLSAAIFLAPEADSNYFELEPSFKGFDLAEDDAGFRIKTDAPLVTFLETKLKAMTPDQVEESMGLSPELEFLRRIGGDLIIPLNAKGKVNGLLLLGEKITMGEWMEEDRDFLTTLSTLAGIAVENSRLYELATVDMMTGLKVHHYFQTKLKEEMERCRKKRTNLALLFTDVDNFKKFNDTHGHQAGDQVLIEVAARLIQCAGKHDIAARYGGEEFCLVMPGADLKRGFEMGERLRKAVETASIPNPNGGPDFQVTLSIGVSEFWANDRNNKDLIERADKALYEAKHSGKNRTVSFQIPVQN; this comes from the coding sequence TTGATCGGAAAAGACAATGACCCATTGATGATCGAATATTATGAGAAGAAGATCTATGATCAGAAACAACTTCTCGAGATCAGTAAGGCTCTTAATTCCACACTGGATTATAAGTATCTAATCGATGCTATTTTAAATATTTGTTTAGCTCAACTTCAAACATTGAGCGCGGCTATCTTTTTAGCTCCGGAAGCAGACTCCAATTATTTCGAATTGGAACCTAGCTTCAAAGGATTCGATCTTGCAGAAGATGATGCAGGGTTCCGGATCAAAACAGATGCACCTTTAGTTACTTTTTTAGAAACCAAACTTAAGGCTATGACTCCCGATCAAGTCGAAGAGTCCATGGGCTTAAGTCCAGAGTTGGAATTTTTAAGAAGAATAGGCGGAGACCTCATCATTCCTTTGAACGCAAAAGGAAAAGTGAACGGACTTCTTCTCTTAGGTGAAAAGATCACCATGGGAGAATGGATGGAAGAGGACAGGGACTTTCTCACAACTCTTTCCACCCTTGCAGGGATTGCAGTAGAGAACTCTAGACTGTACGAACTTGCTACCGTTGACATGATGACCGGTTTGAAAGTACATCATTACTTCCAAACCAAACTGAAAGAAGAGATGGAACGTTGCCGTAAAAAAAGAACGAATCTTGCTCTTCTATTCACTGATGTGGACAACTTCAAAAAGTTCAACGATACTCATGGGCACCAAGCTGGTGACCAGGTATTGATCGAAGTCGCTGCAAGGCTGATCCAATGTGCAGGCAAACATGATATCGCCGCCAGATATGGTGGAGAGGAATTCTGTTTAGTCATGCCAGGCGCGGACTTAAAGCGAGGCTTTGAAATGGGAGAACGTTTGAGAAAGGCGGTAGAAACTGCTTCTATCCCGAATCCGAACGGAGGACCTGATTTCCAAGTTACTCTTTCCATAGGAGTTTCCGAGTTTTGGGCAAATGACCGAAACAATAAGGATCTGATAGAAAGGGCGGATAAGGCGCTTTACGAGGCAAAACATTCCGGTAAAAACAGGACTGTTTCCTTCCAAATACCGGTCCAGAACTAG
- the proC gene encoding pyrroline-5-carboxylate reductase, whose protein sequence is MKYNKIGIIGCGNMGGAILRSLQARNIDVIGYDPYLDPKKAQGMVIETDWSQFQKKADLLILAIKPAEVSKTLRSLEAPKAILSVAAGIDTRVLSSSAPNGSKVVRIMPNLPILVGKGALGYYGDKELYESLKEIFSPISYCLELSKEELLDAVTGLSGSGPAYVLRFIQSLAEGGVASGLTYSQALELSIQTVIGGAELLAKELEKNPDTHPEVLKNKVTSPGGTTIAGLEELEKNKFPFAVISAVKRATERSKELGN, encoded by the coding sequence ATGAAATACAATAAGATCGGTATCATAGGCTGCGGAAATATGGGAGGAGCAATATTACGTTCTCTCCAAGCTAGAAACATAGATGTGATCGGTTACGATCCGTATCTAGATCCTAAAAAAGCGCAAGGAATGGTTATAGAAACAGATTGGTCCCAATTTCAAAAGAAAGCAGACCTTCTTATCTTAGCGATAAAACCGGCAGAAGTTTCTAAAACTCTTAGATCTTTGGAAGCTCCTAAGGCGATTCTCTCCGTAGCGGCTGGAATTGACACGAGGGTACTTTCTTCTTCTGCTCCTAACGGATCCAAGGTTGTCCGTATTATGCCAAATCTTCCGATTCTTGTAGGAAAGGGCGCCTTAGGATATTATGGAGATAAGGAATTATACGAAAGTCTGAAAGAGATATTCTCACCTATCTCTTATTGTTTGGAACTTTCCAAAGAAGAACTATTGGATGCGGTGACTGGACTCTCCGGTTCAGGTCCTGCCTACGTACTTAGGTTTATCCAAAGTTTGGCGGAAGGTGGAGTTGCCTCCGGTTTGACATACTCTCAAGCTCTGGAGCTTTCCATACAGACTGTGATAGGTGGTGCTGAATTACTTGCAAAAGAATTGGAAAAGAATCCTGATACTCATCCGGAAGTTTTGAAAAACAAAGTAACTTCTCCAGGCGGAACAACAATCGCAGGTTTAGAAGAGTTGGAGAAGAATAAATTCCCATTTGCCGTTATCTCAGCAGTCAAAAGAGCAACGGAACGTTCTAAAGAGTTAGGAAACTAA
- a CDS encoding YggS family pyridoxal phosphate-dependent enzyme — MGVSENYRSIVQELESLKPVGTPTLIAVSKFQPKEKVLEAISGGVIHFGENRVQEGIEKFSDLGKPEKDFILHHIGPVQSSHIRKYAGLYSFVHGVGSEKILQELKRRMDGDRWKIRYFLQVNLTEEDSKSGFSKEEVLGLLQKKETLSSEFCVLEGFMTMGPSSGDPEETRKVFREIAEIRKGFFPQGKLSMGMSGDYRIALEEGSDYLRIGTAIFGERT, encoded by the coding sequence GTGGGTGTTTCTGAGAATTATAGATCTATAGTACAAGAATTAGAGTCCTTAAAACCCGTAGGAACTCCAACACTTATAGCAGTTTCCAAGTTCCAACCCAAAGAAAAAGTACTAGAAGCGATCTCCGGAGGAGTGATCCATTTCGGAGAAAATAGGGTCCAAGAAGGGATCGAAAAATTTTCCGACTTGGGAAAACCTGAAAAAGATTTTATACTACATCATATCGGTCCTGTGCAATCTTCTCATATCCGAAAGTATGCCGGTCTATATTCATTCGTTCATGGAGTAGGTTCCGAAAAGATCTTACAGGAATTGAAAAGAAGAATGGATGGGGACCGCTGGAAGATACGTTACTTCCTACAAGTTAATCTAACGGAAGAAGATTCAAAATCAGGATTTTCGAAAGAAGAAGTTTTGGGACTTCTCCAAAAAAAAGAAACTCTCAGTTCCGAGTTCTGTGTGTTAGAAGGTTTTATGACAATGGGCCCAAGCTCCGGAGATCCGGAAGAAACCCGCAAAGTGTTTAGAGAGATTGCGGAGATCCGAAAAGGATTTTTTCCCCAAGGAAAACTATCCATGGGAATGTCCGGCGATTACAGGATTGCATTGGAAGAAGGAAGCGATTATCTTAGGATTGGGACCGCAATATTCGGAGAAAGAACATGA
- a CDS encoding flagellar filament outer layer protein FlaA — MLPKPTWAPPVKRDQDEASRVLQLEKVLADWKHYNLFLVDSFEGERPWEIYRGVSFLNRIDYVSQVPDSLAFSKERELYKASPKEEYRSMMVQTFFENPKHEHLEIRPKEPIRLPIGIPTRVFFWAYSNNHNVVLELVFHQKKSKEIVLELGDLKFDGWKRIETQIAVPARNLRLNQSLRFPLELVSIRIKPNPFQPKGEFYFYMDRLGILIDSREESYPGADVKDNWGTAL, encoded by the coding sequence ATCCTTCCAAAACCGACCTGGGCGCCTCCCGTCAAAAGAGACCAAGACGAGGCAAGTAGAGTCCTTCAATTAGAAAAAGTACTAGCCGATTGGAAGCATTACAATCTTTTTCTAGTAGATTCATTTGAGGGAGAAAGACCTTGGGAAATATACCGAGGAGTTTCCTTCTTAAACAGAATAGACTATGTGTCTCAGGTCCCGGATTCTCTTGCATTTTCGAAAGAAAGAGAATTATACAAGGCGTCTCCCAAAGAAGAATACAGGTCTATGATGGTCCAAACATTCTTCGAAAATCCAAAACATGAACATTTGGAGATCCGACCTAAGGAGCCGATCCGTCTTCCGATTGGAATTCCAACTCGTGTATTTTTTTGGGCTTACTCCAATAATCATAATGTTGTTTTGGAGTTGGTATTCCATCAGAAAAAATCCAAAGAGATCGTTTTGGAATTAGGAGACCTCAAATTCGACGGTTGGAAAAGAATAGAGACACAAATTGCTGTCCCAGCCAGAAATCTCAGGCTCAACCAATCGCTTCGTTTTCCCTTGGAGCTGGTTTCTATCCGGATCAAACCGAATCCTTTCCAACCGAAAGGTGAATTTTATTTTTATATGGACCGTTTAGGGATACTGATCGACAGCAGAGAAGAATCTTATCCCGGAGCGGATGTCAAAGACAATTGGGGTACTGCTCTGTAA
- a CDS encoding HAD family hydrolase — translation MRSPLFVFDLMDTLIQDPFHLALKELLPREHWEDFKNGREKQAFLDFEMGRIEEEDFFQRFYLDPYKDKGLPHPKDLKEKMFSRINPIPETLEIVKSLKEKGFSVVLASNYSIWYKEVMKFPEIAELLHSLDALYFSCEMGVRKPAQEYYQWIETDFPGKDYVFIDDNPTNVEVAGYMNWNAFKFNPKKPEELKEFLTEQYPNCL, via the coding sequence ATGAGATCTCCTCTTTTTGTATTCGACCTAATGGATACTCTGATCCAGGACCCATTCCATCTGGCCTTAAAAGAACTTTTACCGAGAGAACATTGGGAAGATTTTAAGAACGGTCGGGAAAAGCAAGCCTTCTTGGATTTCGAAATGGGAAGAATCGAAGAAGAGGATTTTTTCCAGAGATTTTATTTGGATCCTTATAAGGACAAGGGACTTCCTCATCCTAAGGATCTAAAGGAAAAGATGTTTTCCCGCATCAATCCAATTCCTGAAACCTTGGAGATCGTAAAAAGTCTGAAGGAAAAAGGATTTTCAGTGGTCCTAGCTAGCAATTATTCGATTTGGTACAAAGAGGTCATGAAATTCCCGGAGATAGCTGAGTTATTACATTCTCTGGATGCGTTGTATTTTTCCTGTGAGATGGGTGTGAGAAAACCTGCCCAAGAATATTACCAATGGATAGAGACTGATTTTCCAGGAAAAGATTATGTGTTTATAGATGATAATCCAACCAATGTGGAAGTCGCAGGATATATGAACTGGAATGCTTTTAAGTTTAATCCCAAAAAGCCGGAAGAGTTAAAGGAATTCCTTACAGAGCAGTACCCCAATTGTCTTTGA
- a CDS encoding 3-deoxy-D-manno-octulosonic acid transferase, whose product MLITYRILTILLWPWIFIFSLLIPGAKNFLKTRKEDKRRILSYPFAPKAQKVVWLHAASVGELDQCKALALVYKKKEPETFLLQSVFSDSVRDSSLEAFPADLKFRLPLDFPWSYDFILDKFSPEVLVCMAWDRWPNLLLAAKRRRIQTILASAVITLPKGFLKRKFYKAAFNLFDKILTSHSSGEEKFKELLGEKKPIKTLGDSRFDSVIQKIETSQREFKRPKNYPFSQVFLLASTYEPCEKLLLPLLQESSLKNTAFWIFPHKTDPARITQLESEIKKFTSDSTLYSHAEFNSISSRVILFDVLGILAHAYRAADFAYVGGALHNRVHNVLEPAYFGLPLLSGPRITHAPEAIELNHRGGLFIIRTKEEVLEILQLSSERKEAIRFSNRQFVETGRGAAERIYLEIGPRKER is encoded by the coding sequence ATGCTAATAACGTATCGGATTTTGACGATCCTTCTTTGGCCCTGGATTTTCATTTTCTCGCTGCTGATCCCTGGCGCAAAAAATTTTCTCAAAACCAGAAAAGAAGATAAGAGAAGGATACTCTCTTACCCCTTCGCACCCAAAGCACAAAAAGTGGTCTGGTTACATGCGGCTTCGGTGGGAGAACTAGACCAATGCAAAGCGCTCGCTCTAGTATATAAGAAGAAGGAGCCAGAAACTTTTCTTCTCCAAAGTGTATTCTCCGATTCAGTTAGAGATTCTAGTCTGGAAGCATTTCCGGCAGATCTGAAATTTCGTCTTCCCTTGGATTTTCCTTGGAGTTACGATTTTATTTTAGATAAATTTTCTCCAGAAGTTTTGGTATGTATGGCCTGGGATCGTTGGCCCAATTTACTTTTAGCTGCCAAAAGAAGAAGGATCCAAACCATCCTCGCTTCCGCTGTCATCACTCTCCCCAAAGGATTTTTAAAAAGAAAATTTTATAAGGCAGCATTCAACTTATTCGATAAAATTCTAACTTCTCATTCTTCAGGAGAAGAAAAATTCAAAGAATTACTCGGAGAGAAAAAACCTATTAAAACTCTGGGAGATTCCAGATTCGATTCTGTGATCCAAAAAATAGAAACGAGCCAAAGAGAATTTAAAAGACCGAAAAATTATCCTTTCTCTCAGGTATTCTTACTCGCTTCTACTTACGAACCTTGTGAAAAATTGCTTCTTCCACTTTTGCAAGAATCTTCTCTCAAAAATACAGCCTTCTGGATCTTCCCCCATAAAACCGATCCGGCAAGGATCACTCAGTTAGAATCGGAGATCAAAAAATTCACATCGGATTCTACTTTGTATTCTCACGCTGAATTTAATTCCATTTCTTCCAGAGTGATCTTATTCGATGTGCTTGGGATCTTGGCCCATGCGTATAGAGCCGCGGACTTTGCATATGTTGGAGGAGCATTACATAATAGAGTGCATAATGTTCTGGAGCCTGCCTATTTTGGACTTCCGCTTTTGAGCGGCCCAAGGATCACACATGCGCCGGAAGCAATAGAACTAAATCATAGAGGTGGACTTTTTATCATCCGCACAAAAGAAGAAGTTTTAGAAATACTGCAATTAAGCTCTGAAAGAAAAGAGGCCATTCGTTTTTCTAATCGCCAATTTGTAGAAACAGGTAGAGGAGCAGCTGAAAGGATTTATTTGGAGATCGGTCCGCGCAAAGAACGCTGA